A DNA window from Paenibacillus andongensis contains the following coding sequences:
- a CDS encoding FtsW/RodA/SpoVE family cell cycle protein, with product MLAKLKNIDIPIVVILIAFMVISTMLVYSASVDHPKINVSITKILVLYGVGLAAFVASSLFDYRVLIRIAPYLYGIGIFSLVAVYFFGTKIHGARGWFELPGGLTFQPAELVKLILIVAVTALLARRKGDLLQIKNDIIPVGAAVLLPFILVLIQPDLGNAIIFVIILLGMIWIGNIKYSHVLLSTVVLIGAGFLLLTLYKYFHHSLFELLKGYGFSHWMDRIDTFLYPQEVSADDNYQVRNAVRAIGSGGLEGEGFLKGTSVHSNFIPFAYSDSIFVVVGEEFGFRGSAVLLLIYFLLIYRMILISIQSTQLSGAYVVVGVVSMFVFQIFENVGMMIGIMPLTGITLPFVSYGGTSLLINMLSLGLVMSVKLHQEREPEFF from the coding sequence GTGCTTGCCAAACTGAAAAACATAGATATTCCTATTGTTGTCATTTTGATTGCCTTTATGGTCATTAGCACGATGCTTGTGTACAGTGCATCTGTCGATCATCCAAAAATTAACGTTAGTATCACAAAAATACTGGTCTTATACGGCGTTGGTCTAGCAGCATTCGTTGCAAGCAGTTTATTTGATTATCGAGTATTAATTAGAATCGCTCCCTATCTTTATGGTATCGGCATCTTTTCTTTGGTCGCTGTCTACTTTTTTGGGACGAAAATTCATGGGGCGCGCGGCTGGTTTGAACTCCCGGGCGGCTTAACCTTTCAACCAGCGGAGTTAGTGAAGTTAATTCTAATCGTGGCTGTTACCGCACTACTGGCAAGACGCAAAGGTGATTTACTGCAAATCAAGAATGATATTATCCCAGTCGGTGCAGCCGTGTTATTACCGTTTATTTTGGTCCTCATTCAACCTGATTTAGGGAATGCGATCATTTTTGTGATCATTCTGTTGGGAATGATTTGGATTGGTAATATTAAATACTCGCATGTCTTACTTAGCACCGTCGTACTCATAGGCGCTGGTTTCTTGCTTTTGACGTTATATAAGTATTTCCATCACTCCTTGTTTGAACTGCTTAAGGGTTATGGTTTCAGTCATTGGATGGATCGTATTGATACGTTCCTTTATCCCCAAGAGGTGTCTGCTGATGATAATTATCAGGTTCGTAATGCGGTAAGAGCGATCGGTTCAGGAGGCTTGGAAGGCGAAGGTTTTCTGAAAGGCACCTCTGTTCATAGTAATTTCATTCCATTCGCGTATTCCGATTCGATTTTCGTCGTAGTTGGTGAAGAATTCGGTTTCCGCGGGTCTGCTGTCCTCTTGTTGATCTATTTTTTACTCATCTACCGTATGATCCTCATTTCGATCCAAAGTACTCAGCTTAGCGGAGCTTATGTTGTAGTCGGTGTGGTTTCCATGTTCGTCTTTCAAATTTTTGAAAATGTCGGGATGATGATTGGTATCATGCCGTTAACGGGAATCACCCTTCCTTTCGTCAGTTATGGGGGAACTTCTCTACTGATTAATATGCTTTCATTAGGCCTCGTGATGAGCGTAAAGCTGCATCAGGAACGCGAACCTGAATTTTTCTGA
- a CDS encoding M23 family metallopeptidase gives MEVKDKVKQRRIERLRNLRETSDPSNGSGSPMIPTRNRGSSLPIHHHSEISHYVDPEWKRRMEDPEYAWQQKLLMDPALVGRDYLRDGERGLLAPPSPRKIAVKLFISCVLFAALYGMFQLNQPWANKGKQFVTSSLTQSYDFSSLSAWYSDQFGGSPSFIPSFNREGNEAIKVNATKRTFFTPAKGSIVTRYDGTSHIGVNLNTIEFAPVYALDTGQVIFSGVAADTGLTIVIRHPGGLQSLYGGLSEASVEVGDWMKVGEPVGKASKKDPAKGTLYFAVTKDGHPVNPSDVISFD, from the coding sequence ATGGAAGTCAAAGATAAAGTGAAACAGCGGAGGATAGAACGACTTCGCAATTTGCGCGAAACGTCAGATCCTTCTAACGGGAGTGGAAGTCCAATGATACCCACTCGAAATAGGGGGAGTTCATTGCCTATACATCACCATTCCGAAATATCTCACTATGTGGATCCAGAATGGAAACGGCGAATGGAAGATCCTGAGTATGCATGGCAGCAAAAATTATTAATGGACCCAGCTTTGGTTGGGCGAGATTATTTGAGGGATGGTGAAAGAGGGTTATTAGCTCCGCCTTCGCCTCGTAAGATTGCGGTCAAGCTGTTCATTAGCTGCGTATTGTTTGCAGCGCTGTACGGGATGTTCCAGCTTAATCAGCCTTGGGCTAATAAAGGGAAGCAATTCGTGACCTCTTCGCTTACACAGTCGTACGATTTCTCGTCGCTGTCCGCTTGGTATAGCGATCAGTTTGGTGGGTCACCTTCGTTCATTCCCAGCTTCAATCGGGAAGGGAATGAGGCCATTAAAGTGAATGCCACTAAGCGCACCTTTTTCACTCCAGCAAAGGGAAGCATTGTTACGCGATATGACGGAACTTCTCATATCGGAGTTAATTTGAACACCATTGAATTTGCACCGGTTTATGCGCTGGATACAGGTCAGGTCATCTTCTCCGGAGTAGCTGCAGATACGGGCTTAACGATTGTGATTCGCCATCCAGGAGGTCTCCAATCCTTGTATGGCGGATTGAGTGAGGCCAGTGTTGAGGTAGGCGACTGGATGAAAGTTGGTGAACCCGTCGGTAAGGCTTCCAAGAAGGATCCTGCAAAGGGGACGCTTTACTTTGCTGTTACGAAGGACGGGCATCCCGTCAACCCATCGGATGTGATCAGCTTTGATTAA
- a CDS encoding M50 family metallopeptidase: MIKWAGTTYRFHPLFTLIMIGSAITGYFLEAVTLFGIVLVHELGHLAAASGFGWRVREVQLLPFGGVLIVDELGTAPTREELIVSLAGPLQHVWMILIALLMKWVDVGASSWWDYFIEANIMIGLFNLIPVMPLDGGKVMQSLLGYLLSYHNTILYTTWISMILSLAIIAIAIIQLISGHLPLNILVIGIFLLVSNWYAYRQLPYHFFRFLMGRGTRMSRLLSRGTLAQPIIITRHRTMAETLKLFMREKYHLIYIVGETGRIQAVLPEQQLVSGYLDGKKPGSAVSDLFM, translated from the coding sequence TTGATTAAATGGGCCGGAACTACGTACCGATTCCACCCCCTATTTACACTCATTATGATTGGCTCTGCCATTACAGGCTACTTCCTGGAGGCCGTTACGTTATTTGGCATCGTACTGGTTCATGAGCTTGGTCATTTGGCTGCGGCGAGCGGCTTTGGGTGGAGGGTGCGGGAAGTGCAGCTTCTGCCTTTTGGTGGAGTCTTGATCGTTGATGAGCTTGGAACGGCTCCAACGCGTGAAGAACTTATTGTCTCCCTAGCTGGGCCGCTGCAGCATGTATGGATGATTCTTATTGCTTTGCTGATGAAATGGGTGGACGTGGGCGCAAGCAGTTGGTGGGATTATTTCATTGAGGCAAATATAATGATTGGCTTATTTAATCTCATTCCAGTCATGCCGCTCGATGGCGGCAAAGTGATGCAGTCATTGTTAGGGTATTTATTGTCCTACCATAACACAATTTTATATACAACTTGGATCAGTATGATATTAAGCTTGGCCATTATTGCAATAGCCATTATCCAACTGATTAGCGGACACCTCCCGCTCAATATATTAGTTATCGGTATTTTCTTGCTTGTATCCAATTGGTACGCCTATCGGCAGCTGCCCTATCACTTTTTTCGTTTTCTTATGGGGCGCGGAACCCGAATGAGCAGGCTTTTGAGCCGCGGGACATTAGCACAGCCAATTATCATTACGAGACATCGCACAATGGCGGAAACATTGAAGCTTTTTATGAGGGAAAAATATCATTTAATCTATATCGTAGGAGAAACGGGGCGCATACAAGCCGTATTGCCGGAACAGCAATTAGTGAGCGGTTATTTGGATGGGAAAAAACCGGGGAGTGCAGTTTCCGATCTTTTCATGTAA
- a CDS encoding Rne/Rng family ribonuclease, producing MKQLIIHCAPDLTQAALLEESRLVEYDTQYPLDSQRAGSIYMGRIVNVLPGMQAAFVDIGLAKNAFLYIDDLLPVHLDKQPKIKPSITELAEVGQTLMVQVTKDPQGTKGARVTTHVSIAGRWIVYMPDADYIAISRKIDLDAERQRLKQLAEGSLLPGEGVIIRTGAIGQSEEAIRDDLQNLRELWSAIVSKMEEVHAPAQLYQDLDLLPRLARDVITDDVHEVWLNDAKVYEEMKQLLRKQQPSWRGRVAFYDRKIPLFDQFGVTEELNQSFRRKIWLPSGGYLVIDQTEALTVIDVNTGRYTGSIDLEQTVTDINREAASEIPRLLRLRNIRGIIIVDFIDMSSEVNRAAVMENITQAVRKDRSKTIIVGWTKLGLLEMTRKRK from the coding sequence ATGAAGCAACTTATAATTCACTGCGCACCTGATCTTACACAAGCGGCATTGCTTGAAGAAAGTCGACTTGTTGAGTATGATACGCAGTATCCGCTTGATTCTCAAAGAGCAGGCAGCATCTACATGGGTCGCATCGTCAACGTCCTTCCCGGCATGCAGGCGGCATTCGTCGATATCGGTCTTGCGAAGAATGCCTTTCTATATATAGACGACCTCCTACCCGTCCACTTGGACAAGCAGCCTAAGATTAAACCTTCAATAACGGAGCTCGCCGAAGTCGGTCAGACGCTGATGGTGCAGGTGACGAAGGATCCGCAAGGTACCAAAGGTGCAAGAGTAACAACACATGTTTCTATTGCTGGCCGCTGGATTGTCTACATGCCAGACGCTGATTATATTGCAATCTCCCGTAAAATTGATTTGGACGCAGAACGGCAGCGCCTCAAACAGCTTGCTGAAGGCAGCTTGCTGCCTGGTGAAGGTGTTATTATACGAACGGGTGCTATTGGTCAAAGTGAAGAAGCGATTCGTGATGATTTGCAAAATTTACGAGAATTATGGAGTGCCATTGTCTCCAAAATGGAAGAGGTACACGCACCTGCACAGCTGTATCAGGATCTTGATCTTTTGCCAAGATTAGCCCGAGATGTCATTACAGATGACGTTCATGAAGTTTGGCTCAATGACGCCAAGGTGTACGAAGAGATGAAACAATTATTACGAAAGCAGCAGCCGAGTTGGCGAGGGCGCGTAGCTTTTTATGACCGCAAGATTCCTTTGTTTGATCAATTTGGTGTCACGGAAGAACTGAATCAAAGCTTTAGACGTAAAATTTGGCTGCCTAGCGGCGGATATTTGGTCATTGATCAAACCGAAGCACTTACCGTTATTGATGTGAATACGGGAAGGTACACCGGATCCATTGATTTAGAACAGACAGTTACCGATATTAATCGAGAAGCGGCGAGTGAAATTCCAAGGCTTCTGCGGCTTCGTAATATAAGAGGCATTATTATTGTTGATTTTATAGACATGAGTTCGGAAGTAAATCGAGCAGCCGTGATGGAGAACATCACACAAGCCGTGCGTAAGGATCGCTCCAAAACGATTATTGTGGGTTGGACCAAGCTAGGTCTGCTTGAGATGACGCGTAAGCGGAAATAA
- the rplU gene encoding 50S ribosomal protein L21: protein MYAIIETGGKQYKVQEGDVLYIEKLNAAEGEVVSFDRVFLVSKESGLVVGAPLVAGASVSAKVEKHGKGAKVIVYKYKPKKNYHKKQGHRQPYTRVVVEKIQA from the coding sequence ATGTACGCAATTATTGAAACAGGTGGTAAACAGTACAAAGTTCAAGAGGGCGATGTTCTTTACATCGAAAAATTGAACGCAGCTGAAGGTGAAGTTGTTTCTTTTGATCGTGTGTTCTTGGTTTCCAAAGAGAGCGGCTTAGTAGTAGGTGCTCCATTGGTTGCTGGTGCTTCAGTTTCCGCGAAAGTGGAGAAACACGGCAAAGGCGCTAAAGTCATCGTTTATAAGTACAAGCCGAAAAAGAACTATCACAAAAAGCAAGGTCATCGTCAACCGTACACAAGAGTAGTAGTTGAGAAAATCCAAGCGTAA
- a CDS encoding ribosomal-processing cysteine protease Prp → MIYVTIERLAPDSPQISSFVVEGHAEYDVPGKDLVCAAVSAVTFGTYNSIESLTGVIPIHEMERGLMDVTIPESTRSVPETWNKVQLILESMVVMLQTIADNYGDYITIETIYHKGG, encoded by the coding sequence ATGATCTATGTGACCATAGAGCGTCTTGCACCGGATTCACCTCAAATCTCATCTTTTGTAGTGGAAGGCCATGCTGAATATGACGTACCTGGCAAAGACTTGGTCTGCGCTGCAGTATCGGCGGTAACGTTCGGTACTTATAATTCGATTGAATCGCTGACGGGTGTGATTCCTATTCACGAGATGGAACGAGGCTTGATGGATGTTACCATTCCAGAGAGTACACGATCTGTTCCGGAGACATGGAATAAAGTCCAATTGATTCTTGAATCGATGGTCGTCATGCTACAAACCATTGCAGATAATTACGGTGACTATATAACGATTGAAACAATCTATCACAAAGGAGGATAA
- the rpmA gene encoding 50S ribosomal protein L27, giving the protein MLKLDLQFFASKKGVGSTKNGRDSHSKRLGAKRADGQTVTAGSILYRQRGTKIHPGTNVGIGSDDTLFALVQGVVKFERWGRDRKKVSVYPVDVAPVAAALEA; this is encoded by the coding sequence ATGTTGAAATTGGATCTCCAGTTTTTCGCTTCCAAAAAAGGGGTGGGTTCCACAAAGAACGGACGTGACTCACACTCTAAGCGCCTTGGCGCTAAACGTGCTGACGGTCAAACCGTTACTGCTGGAAGCATTCTCTACCGCCAACGCGGTACGAAAATTCACCCAGGAACGAACGTAGGCATCGGTTCGGATGATACACTTTTCGCTTTGGTACAAGGCGTAGTGAAATTCGAGCGTTGGGGCCGCGATCGCAAAAAAGTGAGCGTATACCCAGTTGATGTAGCTCCTGTGGCTGCAGCTTTAGAAGCGTAA
- a CDS encoding Spo0B domain-containing protein: protein MKRAGSTQVYLIALVLIGLTGMMFMEPWIVRGALFFIVVISGYTAFKLEASRLEEKWSQELRQQEHQSQQKLIQVINRSRHDWMNDTQILFGYIQLKKFDNLQPYMEKIKMTMQQESNLSKLGIPSLIAFLLLFRVQSKSLELEVELDQEINLGQLPLHDGLIERLVRQTVECVQEHAAASDGESGTLSLEFDVQEDGLLLDFVYQGPYNREQLEKAVKATLLPKVDSYSLEQSEWQEEEAVITLRLPFRT from the coding sequence ATGAAACGAGCAGGTAGTACGCAAGTATATTTAATAGCACTTGTGCTCATAGGATTGACTGGAATGATGTTTATGGAACCCTGGATTGTCAGGGGCGCATTATTTTTCATCGTCGTCATCAGTGGTTATACTGCATTCAAGTTGGAAGCGAGTAGATTGGAAGAGAAATGGAGCCAAGAGCTCCGTCAACAGGAACATCAGTCTCAACAGAAGTTAATACAAGTTATAAATCGCTCACGTCACGATTGGATGAACGATACCCAAATTTTGTTTGGTTATATTCAGTTAAAGAAGTTTGATAATTTACAGCCCTATATGGAAAAAATAAAAATGACTATGCAGCAGGAAAGTAATCTCTCCAAGTTAGGTATTCCATCGTTAATTGCTTTCTTGTTGCTGTTTCGCGTCCAGTCAAAATCACTAGAGCTGGAAGTTGAATTAGATCAAGAAATCAATCTTGGACAACTTCCTTTGCATGACGGCCTCATCGAAAGATTGGTTCGTCAAACCGTGGAATGCGTCCAAGAGCATGCTGCGGCAAGTGACGGTGAAAGCGGTACACTCAGCTTGGAATTTGATGTTCAAGAAGATGGCTTACTGCTTGATTTTGTATATCAAGGCCCCTATAACAGGGAGCAACTTGAAAAGGCCGTGAAGGCAACCCTGCTTCCGAAAGTGGATTCTTATTCACTTGAGCAGAGTGAATGGCAAGAGGAAGAAGCGGTCATCACATTACGGTTACCGTTTCGTACATAA